One Skermanella pratensis genomic window, CCGCCGATCGCGTCGCTGCCGTAGAGCGACGAGGCCGGGCCGCGCACGATCTCCACCCGCTTGACCGTGTCCAGGTCCACGTAGTCCCGGTTGAAGGTCGGGCTGGTCGCGGGGAAGTCCGGCAGCCGCGCGCCGTCCATCTGGACCAGCACCCGGTTCCCGCCGATGCCGCGGATCGTGTAGTTGGTCAGGCCCGAGCGCGACGGATCGTTGCCGATCGACACGCCCGGCTCGTGGCGCAGCAGGTCGCGCGGGTTGGAGACCAGCCGCCGGTCGATCTCCCCGGCGGTGATGACGGAGACCGTGCCCGGCACTTCGTCCACCGGCCGCTCGCCGCGGGTCGCGGTCACGGTGACCGGCGCGAGGCGCAGCACGGAGGCGGGCGGTTCCGCCGCCGTCCCGGGGTCCGGGGCGGCTTCCTGGGCAAGGGCGCCCATGGCGCCGAGAGCGACGATGCTGGTCGACATCAGGACCGTGCGGCTGAGGCGGGCACCATGACCCGTCGCTCCGATGCTAATGAAAGTAGGAATCAGTCGCAATTGGAAAGTCTCCGGGCTGGAGTCGGCGGGGTGGGGTGTCTCCTACTGATAATGATAATCGTTCGCATTAAGAAGCGGCAATTCGGGCTAAATGGCATCGGCGGCTTCCGGGATCCCAGCCAGTCCGGGGCGGCGCCGTGCCGAAATCCGGAAAACCGGTTGCGCGACCGCCGGCCGGCCGCAGCGCGGATTGTTCAATATCAGAGACTTAGCCGGAGCTTCCGGAATGCCCGCTTCTTGGCACAGAACCTGCTGAAGAACCCTCCGGTTGTGCTGCCGCTCGACACGAAGAATGCCCGGCTCCCCAGGTGGGAAGGGACGGCAAAAGCGGTTCAGTCAAGGGAGAAGCACCATGCAGGCCACCGGAAGCGCGGCTGTGACCGCGCCTGTCCCACACAAGAAGATCTACCACCACCTTTATTTCCAGGTGTTGTGCGCCATCGTCATCGGCGTGCTGGTCGGGTATTTCTATCCCGAGTTCGGCGCCAGCCTGAAGTGGCTGGGCGACCTGTTCATCAAGCTGATCAAGATGCTGATCGCCCCGATCATCTTCTGCACCGTCGTCCACGGCATCGCCAGCATGGAGGACATGAAGAAGGTCGGCCGGGTCGGCGTGAAGGCGCTGATCTATTTCGAGGTCATGACCACCCTGGCGCTGATCATCGGCCTGGTCGTCGTCAACCTGTGGCAGCCCGGCGCCGGCATGAACGTCGACGTCAACTCGCTCGACACCAAGGCAATCGCGGCCTACACCTCGAAGGCGGCCGAGCAGGGCACCATCGAGTACATCATGCACATCGTGCCGAGCACGGTGGTCGGCGCCTTCGCCGAGGGCGAGATCCTCCAGGTGCTGTTCTTCGCGCTGCTGTTCGGCTTCGCGCTGTTCGCGCTGGGCGAGAAGGGCAAGCCGCTGCTGGGCATCATCGACCAGTCGGCCCACGTCTTCTTCAAGATCGTCGGCATCGTGATGAAGGTGGCCCCGATCGGCGCCTTCGGCGCCATGGCCTTCACCATCGGGAAGTACGGCGTCGGCTCGCTGCTGTCGCTGGGCCAGCTGATGCTGGCCTTCTACGCCACCTGCCTGCTGTTCATCTTCCTGGTGCTGGGCACGGTGGCGCGTCTGGCCGGCTTCAGCATCGTCAAGTTCATCAAGTACATCAAGGAGGAGCTGCTGATCGTCCTCGGCACCTCCTCGTCGGAATCGGTCCTGCCGCGCATGATCGCCAAGATGGAGCTGCTGGGCTGCGAGAAGTCGGTGGTCGGCCTCGTGATACCGACCGGCTATTCGTTCAACCTGGACGGCACCTGCATCTACCTGACCATGGCGGCGATCTTCCTGGCCCAGGCGACCGGCACCGACCTGTCTCTCAGCCAGGAGATCGGCATCATCGCCGTGCTGCTGCTGACGTCCAAGGGGGCTGCCGGCGTCACCGGCAGCGGCTTCATCGTGCTGGCGGCGACGCTGGCCTCGGTCGGGACCATCCCGGTCGCCAGCATCGCACTGATCCTCGGCGTCGACCGCTTCATGTCCGAGGCCCGGGCCCTGACCAACCTGATCGGCAACGGCGTCGCCACCGTGGTGGTCGCCCGCTGGGAGGGAGCCTTGGATGTGGATCGCATGAACCGTCACCTGAACAACGAGACCGACGAGGAGGCCGACAATCCCGAATCCGTCCTGGTGACGGAGGAGGAGACGGCAGGCATCGGGCACGGCACCGGTGCCCGGGCTTATTGATCTTCACCTTGCCGAGGAGGTCCTGCTGAAGCAGAGTCCGGCGGCGCCAGACCGGCGCCAAAGGAGCGAGCCATGCAGGACACCCTGACCGTGCTGCTGGTCGAGGACGACAACGCGGTCCGCGCGGCCGGCATCCAGACGTTCCAGCTCGCCGGCATCGAGGCCAAGGGCTTCGGCGTCGCCGAGCCGGTCCGCGACATGATCCACCCCGACTTCCCCGGCGTCATCGTCACCGACGTGCGCCTCCCCGGCATGAGCGGCCTGGCCCTGCTCGACCACGCCGTGAGGGTCGACCCCAAGCTGCCGGTGGTTCTGATCACCGGCCACGGCGACATCGCCATGGCCGTGGACGCCATGCGGGTCGGCGCTTACGACTTCATTGAAAAGCCGTTCCCGACCGACCGCCTGGTCAATTCGGTCCAGCGCGCCCTGGAACGACGCGCCCTGACGCTGGAGGTCGGGACGCTGCGCCGCAAGCTGTCCGACCGCGAGGGGATCGAATCCATCCTGCTCGGCCAGTCGCCGGCCATCCAGGAGGTCCGGCGGGTGATCCTCCAGGTCGCGGACGCCGCGGCCGACGTTCTGATCCTGGGCGAGACCGGTACCGGCAAGGAGCTGGTCGCCCGCTGCCTGCACCAGTTCTCCCGCCGCCGCGACGCGAACTTCGTCGCGATCAATTGCGGCGCCATGCCGGAGACCATGTTCGAGAGCGAGATCTTCGGCCACGAGTCCGGCGCCTTCACCGGCGCCAGCCGCCAGCGCATCGGCCGGCTGGAACATGCCGACGGCGGCACGCTGCTGCTCGACGAGATCGAGTCCATGCCGCTGGCGCTTCAGGTCAAGCTGTTGCGGGCCTTGCAGGAGCGTGTCATCGAACGGCTCGGCTCCAACCGGGAGATCCCGATCGACATCCGCATCGTCGCCGCCACCAAGGAGGACCTGTCGGAGCTGAGCCGGCAGCGGTGCTTCCGCAGCGACCTCTATTACCGGCTGAACGTGATCTCGGTGACCCTGCCGCCGCTCCGCGAGCGCCGCGAGGACGTACCGCTGCTGTTCGAGCATTTCGTGCTCCAGGCCGCCGCCCGGTACCG contains:
- a CDS encoding sigma-54-dependent transcriptional regulator, giving the protein MQDTLTVLLVEDDNAVRAAGIQTFQLAGIEAKGFGVAEPVRDMIHPDFPGVIVTDVRLPGMSGLALLDHAVRVDPKLPVVLITGHGDIAMAVDAMRVGAYDFIEKPFPTDRLVNSVQRALERRALTLEVGTLRRKLSDREGIESILLGQSPAIQEVRRVILQVADAAADVLILGETGTGKELVARCLHQFSRRRDANFVAINCGAMPETMFESEIFGHESGAFTGASRQRIGRLEHADGGTLLLDEIESMPLALQVKLLRALQERVIERLGSNREIPIDIRIVAATKEDLSELSRQRCFRSDLYYRLNVISVTLPPLRERREDVPLLFEHFVLQAAARYRREAPVLSGAQRQQLMAYAWPGNVRELRNVADRFVLGVHGSPLDLVGDAGSVEPPSFAEQVDGFERAVISEAMARHQGNIGAVSDSLKLPRKTLYDRLKRLNLPIETFR
- a CDS encoding dicarboxylate/amino acid:cation symporter, whose product is MQATGSAAVTAPVPHKKIYHHLYFQVLCAIVIGVLVGYFYPEFGASLKWLGDLFIKLIKMLIAPIIFCTVVHGIASMEDMKKVGRVGVKALIYFEVMTTLALIIGLVVVNLWQPGAGMNVDVNSLDTKAIAAYTSKAAEQGTIEYIMHIVPSTVVGAFAEGEILQVLFFALLFGFALFALGEKGKPLLGIIDQSAHVFFKIVGIVMKVAPIGAFGAMAFTIGKYGVGSLLSLGQLMLAFYATCLLFIFLVLGTVARLAGFSIVKFIKYIKEELLIVLGTSSSESVLPRMIAKMELLGCEKSVVGLVIPTGYSFNLDGTCIYLTMAAIFLAQATGTDLSLSQEIGIIAVLLLTSKGAAGVTGSGFIVLAATLASVGTIPVASIALILGVDRFMSEARALTNLIGNGVATVVVARWEGALDVDRMNRHLNNETDEEADNPESVLVTEEETAGIGHGTGARAY